In Blautia wexlerae DSM 19850, a single window of DNA contains:
- a CDS encoding dicarboxylate/amino acid:cation symporter, with the protein MKKFYSWYKKHITAAIFTGLILGIITGLFLANRFEPVLTVTSLIGSIYMNALNMMIFPLVFCSIIMGISSIGNARTTGKITAGAMIFFLCTTALASLAGLIIPRLIHLGEGVKFEMATSDIQATEMTSILDTIKNLVPSNPVAAFANGNMLQVLVFAVIVGFTLIAIGEKGTALLKVINSCNEVCLKVISTVMYFTPIGVFCTIVPVVEANGTETIISLATQLIILYVAFFGFALVIYGGSVKFIGKESPVKFFKAMLPAALNAFGTCSSSATIPISKQRMEDEMGVSNKITSIAIPLGATVNMDAVSILMSFMIMFFANACGINVRISMMIIILLANVLLSVGTPGIPGGAIASFAALATMAGLPAGVMGVYISINTLCDMGATCVNVIGDMAGCVVLKEKIKLED; encoded by the coding sequence ATGAAAAAATTCTATTCGTGGTATAAAAAACATATTACCGCAGCAATCTTTACCGGACTGATCCTGGGTATCATTACCGGTCTGTTTCTGGCAAACCGGTTCGAACCGGTTCTTACCGTCACAAGCCTTATCGGAAGCATTTACATGAATGCCCTGAACATGATGATCTTTCCACTGGTCTTCTGTTCCATTATCATGGGTATCTCCAGCATCGGTAATGCCCGCACAACCGGCAAGATCACAGCCGGTGCCATGATCTTTTTCCTGTGCACCACAGCACTTGCCAGCCTGGCAGGACTGATCATCCCGCGACTGATCCATCTCGGTGAGGGTGTTAAATTCGAGATGGCAACTTCCGACATCCAGGCAACTGAGATGACCAGCATTCTGGACACCATCAAAAACTTAGTCCCATCCAATCCGGTTGCAGCTTTCGCAAACGGAAATATGCTTCAGGTACTTGTATTCGCAGTCATCGTAGGCTTCACACTTATCGCCATCGGCGAAAAGGGTACTGCACTTCTGAAAGTCATCAATTCCTGTAACGAAGTCTGTCTGAAAGTCATCAGCACAGTTATGTACTTCACACCTATCGGTGTATTCTGTACTATCGTTCCTGTTGTAGAAGCCAACGGTACAGAAACCATCATTTCACTGGCAACTCAGCTGATCATCCTGTATGTGGCATTCTTCGGATTTGCCCTGGTCATTTACGGCGGCTCCGTGAAATTCATCGGCAAAGAAAGCCCTGTGAAATTCTTCAAAGCAATGCTTCCTGCAGCTCTGAACGCATTCGGAACCTGTTCCAGTTCAGCGACCATTCCGATCAGTAAACAGCGTATGGAAGACGAAATGGGCGTATCCAACAAGATCACAAGTATTGCCATTCCTCTTGGCGCTACTGTAAACATGGATGCCGTATCCATCCTAATGTCATTCATGATCATGTTCTTCGCCAATGCATGCGGAATTAACGTAAGAATTTCCATGATGATCATAATCCTTCTGGCAAACGTACTCCTGTCAGTAGGAACCCCGGGAATCCCGGGCGGTGCCATCGCATCCTTCGCAGCCCTCGCAACTATGGCAGGCCTGCCGGCAGGTGTTATGGGTGTTTATATCAGTATCAATACACTCTGCGATATGGGTGCTACCTGCGTTAACGTTATTGGCGATATGGCAGGCTGTGTAGTTCTGAAAGAGAAAATTAAGCTTGAGGATTAA
- a CDS encoding glycerate kinase — protein MKVVVAVDSFKGSMTSMEAGMAVKAGILAAKKDAEVIVKPLADGGEGTTDALIEGLKGERVDVTVTGPYHEPVQAYYGYLRESNTAVMEMATAAGITLSDKKEPMTATTYGVGELIFHAIGRGIRNFIIGIGGSATNDGGVGMLRAFGYKFLDEKGEDVGEGGQALARIASVEISDKKELLSQCNFRIACDVTNPLCGSQGATYIYGPQKGVTPDILPVLDAGMKNYAEVTAKVIGKDNQNAAGAGAAGGLGFAFLNYLDGKLTPGIQLILDAVHIEDEMKDADVVVTGEGRLDHQTAMGKAPVGVAKLGRKYGAKIIAFAGSVTKEAVACNEAGIDAFFPIVRGISTLEEAMDPDTAKANMAATAEQVFRLL, from the coding sequence ATGAAGGTTGTAGTTGCAGTTGATTCATTTAAGGGAAGTATGACTTCCATGGAAGCAGGAATGGCTGTCAAAGCAGGTATTCTTGCAGCAAAAAAGGACGCAGAAGTGATCGTAAAACCTCTGGCTGACGGTGGAGAGGGAACTACGGATGCGCTGATCGAAGGTCTGAAGGGAGAACGTGTGGATGTGACAGTTACAGGTCCTTATCATGAGCCGGTTCAGGCATATTATGGATATCTCAGGGAAAGTAATACCGCAGTCATGGAAATGGCAACAGCAGCAGGTATCACACTTTCAGATAAGAAGGAGCCTATGACCGCTACCACCTATGGAGTGGGAGAACTGATCTTTCATGCAATCGGCAGAGGTATCCGCAACTTCATTATCGGTATTGGCGGAAGCGCCACTAATGACGGTGGAGTGGGAATGCTGAGAGCCTTTGGATATAAATTTCTGGATGAAAAGGGAGAAGATGTAGGGGAAGGTGGACAGGCACTTGCAAGGATTGCATCTGTAGAAATTTCAGACAAGAAGGAACTTCTTTCCCAGTGTAATTTCAGGATTGCCTGTGATGTGACCAATCCTCTCTGCGGTTCTCAGGGAGCTACATATATCTATGGACCGCAGAAGGGAGTTACCCCCGATATCCTTCCGGTTCTGGATGCAGGCATGAAAAACTATGCAGAGGTTACTGCCAAAGTGATTGGTAAAGATAACCAGAATGCAGCTGGTGCAGGTGCGGCAGGCGGACTTGGATTTGCATTTCTGAATTATCTGGATGGAAAGCTGACACCGGGAATACAGCTTATTCTGGATGCTGTCCATATAGAGGATGAGATGAAGGATGCAGATGTGGTTGTGACAGGGGAAGGTCGTCTGGATCATCAGACTGCCATGGGAAAAGCCCCGGTGGGCGTTGCGAAGCTTGGCAGGAAATATGGCGCAAAAATCATTGCATTTGCAGGAAGTGTTACGAAGGAGGCAGTTGCCTGCAATGAAGCAGGAATAGATGCTTTCTTTCCAATTGTACGCGGAATTTCCACGCTGGAAGAAGCAATGGATCCGGACACTGCAAAAGCAAATATGGCTGCAACTGCAGAGCAGGTATTCAGACTGTTGTAA
- a CDS encoding AraC family transcriptional regulator: MAEIITDGSQKELKKHGSDEFPLLVSYEKLSGYKSGSFLWHWHPEIEITLVLDGQILYKVNQCTYHMKAGDILLGNANVLHAGFMEDMKDGKYVSITFLPKIIYGSYGSILRRKYVEPFLHNFSLPAVYIDYSQPWHEIFSEYVREIITLYEEKKEFYELDITGTLQKLWRCMLQNLPENLPYTEHSKLERNRMREIMDYLEHNYMNKIQMKDIAEEIHLCESECSRLFKRYMNVSLFTFLQEYRVERSLEFLLSSDDSIMEVAQKSGFTDSNYYAKVFSRVKGCSPQKYRKQNIRKDM; this comes from the coding sequence ATGGCAGAGATCATAACCGACGGCTCACAGAAAGAACTGAAGAAACATGGCAGTGATGAATTTCCGCTGCTGGTAAGCTATGAGAAACTTTCCGGCTACAAATCCGGCTCCTTTCTCTGGCACTGGCATCCTGAGATAGAAATCACCCTTGTCCTGGATGGACAGATTCTCTATAAAGTAAACCAGTGTACCTACCACATGAAAGCAGGAGATATCCTTCTGGGAAATGCCAATGTACTCCACGCAGGCTTCATGGAAGATATGAAAGACGGCAAATATGTCTCCATCACTTTTCTGCCAAAGATTATCTATGGTTCCTACGGAAGTATCCTGCGCAGGAAATATGTGGAGCCATTTTTACACAATTTCTCCCTTCCTGCAGTCTACATTGACTATTCGCAGCCCTGGCATGAAATTTTTTCCGAATATGTGAGAGAAATCATAACTCTGTATGAAGAGAAAAAGGAATTTTACGAACTGGATATCACCGGAACTCTGCAAAAGCTGTGGCGCTGTATGCTGCAGAATCTTCCGGAGAACCTCCCCTATACGGAACACAGCAAACTGGAACGCAACCGTATGCGTGAAATCATGGATTATCTGGAACACAATTACATGAACAAAATCCAGATGAAAGATATCGCAGAGGAAATCCACCTCTGCGAGAGCGAATGCAGCCGGTTATTCAAGAGATACATGAACGTATCCCTGTTTACATTTCTGCAGGAATACCGGGTGGAACGGAGCCTTGAATTTCTCCTCAGCTCCGACGACAGCATCATGGAAGTCGCCCAGAAATCCGGCTTCACAGACTCCAACTACTATGCCAAGGTATTCTCCAGAGTAAAGGGCTGCAGCCCGCAGAAATACAGGAAGCAGAATATACGGAAAGATATGTGA
- a CDS encoding galactokinase gives MNIPNKNELTRIYGEAEKSAARFQAVADHFAEIYHHDIAEFFTAPGRTEIIGNHTDHNGGRVIAGSIDMDTIGAAYPNNSSVIRITSEGYDKEVVVDINDLASVPKAQGTVSLVAGMVEAIQKFGFKVAGFDAYVTTNVIRAAGVSSSASFEMLVCSIINYFFNDGAMTYINYAKAGQYAENVYWLKASGLMDQLACAVGGPILLDFSDRENPKYEKVNFSFHDYDHHLVIVNTGKGHADLSEEYSEIPMEMKEAAKAAGAELLCETTLDKVLANMDKIDNDRAILRAIHFFKENERVERAAKAVEEKDGETVLKLLSESGKSSWELLQNCYPIKAYTEQKISVALALTDLFLEKLGKGICRIHGGGFAGVIMCVVPEEETENYVSYISEFAGKENVYPMNIRAVGAVHIEK, from the coding sequence ATGAATATTCCAAATAAAAATGAATTGACACGTATTTACGGCGAAGCAGAGAAATCAGCAGCACGTTTTCAGGCTGTAGCTGATCATTTCGCAGAAATTTACCATCATGATATAGCAGAATTTTTTACAGCACCGGGAAGAACAGAGATCATCGGAAACCATACAGATCATAATGGCGGTCGCGTAATCGCAGGCAGTATTGACATGGATACCATCGGTGCAGCTTACCCGAACAACAGCAGTGTTATCCGTATCACAAGTGAAGGATATGATAAGGAAGTTGTCGTAGACATCAATGATCTTGCCAGCGTACCGAAGGCTCAGGGAACCGTATCTCTGGTAGCAGGTATGGTGGAAGCTATTCAGAAATTCGGTTTTAAAGTAGCCGGTTTTGATGCTTATGTGACCACAAATGTAATCCGCGCAGCAGGTGTAAGCTCTTCTGCATCTTTCGAAATGCTGGTATGTTCCATCATTAATTATTTCTTTAATGATGGTGCAATGACATACATCAACTATGCAAAAGCAGGACAGTATGCTGAGAATGTTTACTGGCTGAAGGCTTCCGGATTAATGGATCAGCTTGCATGTGCAGTTGGCGGACCGATCCTTCTGGACTTCTCAGACAGAGAGAATCCAAAATATGAGAAAGTAAACTTCTCTTTCCATGATTATGATCATCATCTTGTAATCGTTAATACAGGAAAAGGTCATGCTGATTTAAGTGAAGAATACTCTGAGATCCCTATGGAAATGAAAGAAGCAGCCAAGGCAGCAGGAGCAGAGCTTCTCTGTGAGACAACTCTTGACAAAGTGCTTGCAAATATGGATAAGATCGATAATGACAGAGCAATCTTAAGAGCGATTCATTTCTTCAAAGAGAACGAACGTGTAGAGAGAGCTGCAAAAGCAGTTGAAGAGAAAGATGGTGAGACTGTACTGAAGCTACTCAGTGAATCAGGAAAATCTTCCTGGGAATTACTTCAGAACTGCTATCCGATCAAAGCATATACAGAGCAGAAGATTTCTGTTGCGCTTGCTCTTACAGATCTCTTCCTTGAGAAACTGGGCAAAGGTATCTGCCGTATCCATGGAGGCGGATTTGCCGGTGTTATCATGTGCGTAGTGCCGGAAGAAGAAACAGAGAACTATGTTTCCTATATTTCTGAATTTGCCGGAAAAGAGAACGTATATCCAATGAATATCCGCGCAGTAGGTGCAGTACATATTGAAAAGTAA
- a CDS encoding DUF3783 domain-containing protein — protein MKPTILLINFQDQQKLRKLKMALLPFKIRLKTVETQDYSQPIGYLAGVKEISQVQIPSALIPQEQMEKEMLILAGITGNLFDQVLYTLRKAGTPVDYKAVLTEHNQNWNCMQLYKELEKEHNMYHPS, from the coding sequence ATGAAACCAACTATTTTATTAATAAATTTTCAGGATCAGCAGAAGCTTCGCAAGTTAAAGATGGCATTACTGCCTTTTAAGATTCGTTTAAAAACTGTAGAAACTCAGGACTATAGTCAGCCAATCGGATATCTGGCAGGAGTGAAAGAGATTTCTCAGGTACAGATTCCATCAGCGCTGATCCCTCAGGAGCAGATGGAGAAGGAAATGCTGATTCTTGCAGGAATCACGGGGAATCTGTTTGACCAGGTGCTCTATACCTTGCGGAAAGCAGGTACACCTGTGGATTACAAGGCGGTTCTGACGGAGCATAATCAGAACTGGAACTGTATGCAGCTTTATAAAGAACTGGAGAAAGAACATAATATGTATCACCCGTCTTAA
- a CDS encoding LysR family transcriptional regulator produces MTLTQMNYIITISETGSLNKAAEALYISQPSLTNAVKELEKELGIIIFNRSGRGVTLTNDGTEFLMYARQIYGQYESVVEKYSEGGSYKKKFGVSTQHYSFAVKAFVDMVQKFDVSEYEFAIRETKTADVISDVSTMKSEVGVLYLSDFNRKALLKLLHSANLEFHHLIDCQAYVYLWKNHPLANEKSISYSQLAKYPCLSFEQGDKSSFYLSEEILSTNEYSRTVKASDRATMLNLMVGLNGYTLCSGIICEELNGSDYLAIPFEGDEQNQNSDMEIGYITRKNSILSKVGNLYVSSLKKYLEQNTVSVE; encoded by the coding sequence ATGACACTAACACAGATGAATTATATCATCACAATTTCCGAAACTGGTTCATTAAATAAAGCTGCGGAGGCGTTGTATATTTCCCAGCCTTCTCTGACCAATGCAGTGAAGGAGCTTGAGAAGGAGCTTGGAATCATTATATTCAACCGTAGCGGTCGTGGTGTGACACTGACCAATGACGGGACAGAATTTCTGATGTATGCCCGTCAGATATACGGACAGTATGAAAGTGTGGTTGAGAAATACAGTGAGGGTGGTTCCTATAAGAAGAAATTTGGCGTTTCCACCCAGCATTATTCTTTTGCAGTGAAAGCATTCGTGGATATGGTGCAGAAGTTTGATGTGTCGGAATATGAATTTGCCATCAGGGAGACAAAGACTGCAGATGTGATCAGTGACGTCAGCACCATGAAAAGCGAGGTGGGAGTACTTTATCTCAGTGATTTCAACAGAAAGGCACTGCTAAAGCTTCTCCACTCTGCGAATCTGGAGTTTCATCATTTGATTGACTGTCAGGCATATGTATATTTGTGGAAAAATCATCCACTGGCAAATGAGAAATCCATCAGCTACAGCCAGCTGGCTAAATACCCCTGCTTGTCCTTCGAACAGGGAGATAAGAGCAGTTTTTATCTGTCAGAGGAGATTCTGTCTACCAATGAATATTCCAGAACAGTTAAGGCTTCAGACCGGGCGACTATGCTGAATCTGATGGTAGGACTCAATGGCTACACCCTGTGTTCCGGAATCATCTGCGAGGAGCTGAATGGCAGTGACTATCTGGCAATTCCCTTCGAAGGGGATGAGCAGAACCAGAACAGCGACATGGAGATTGGCTATATTACCAGAAAGAATTCAATCCTCAGTAAGGTGGGGAATCTGTATGTCTCTTCATTGAAGAAATACCTAGAGCAGAATACTGTTTCTGTGGAGTAA